The following proteins are encoded in a genomic region of Cryptomeria japonica chromosome 11, Sugi_1.0, whole genome shotgun sequence:
- the LOC131035813 gene encoding uncharacterized protein LOC131035813: MHVVGLWAKIAFGTGCVVMGCVVALMGMLTQSVLYFEPVATVVSVMEEDYYGLEGMKKSRRLLEGKRTTAWVVTISYMVIYGLVGHAALKGYMHLEGLWAKIAFGTGCVVMESLVALMWMLTQSVLYSVCKAYHGESIDGNLGEYQAINNKNLESLEPSNL; encoded by the exons ATGCATGTTGTGGGATTATGGGCAAAGATAGCGTTTGGAACAGGCTGTGTAGTGATGGGGTGTGTGGTTGCTTTGATGGGGATGTTAACGCAGAGTGTACTCTACTTT GAGCCGGTAGCGACTGTTGTGAGTGTTATGGAGGAGGATTATTATGGGTTGGAGGGCATGAAGAAGAGCCGCCGTCTCTTGGAAGGAAAGCGCACTACAGCGTGGGTTGTCACCATATCTTACATGGTAATTTATGGGCTAGTTGGTCATGCAGCGCTTAAGGGTTACATGCATCTCGAGGGATTATGGGCAAAGATAGCGTTTGGAACAGGCTGTGTGGTGATGGAGAGTTTGGTTGCTTTGATGTGGATGTTAACGCAGAGTGTGCTCTACTCTGTATGCAAGGCTTACCACGGGGAAAGCATAGATGGAAATCTCGGTGAATATCAGGCTATTAACAACAAGAACCTAGAGAGTTTGGAGCCTTCAAATCTATAG